The following proteins are co-located in the Urocitellus parryii isolate mUroPar1 chromosome 15, mUroPar1.hap1, whole genome shotgun sequence genome:
- the Ntn5 gene encoding netrin-5, with protein MPVTFALLFLLSRATSDPCYDPGGRPRFCLPPVTQLTGGIAASCPQSCTLSPGTSPGPGATCNGSLTLDLDGPFLLTSVSLRFCTPGPPALVLSAAWAAGGPWRPLWRRPAWPGALGGPERVIFRSPPGPKARVVASHLRVEFGGRAGLAAAGVRGRCQCHGHAARCAARARPPRCRCRHHTTGPGCESCRPSHRDWPWRPATPRHPHPCLPCSCNQHARRCRFNSELFRLSGGRSGGVCERCRHHTAGRHCHYCQPGFWRDPSQPITSRKACRACQCHPIGATGGTCNQTSGQCSCKLGVTGLTCSRCGPGYQQSRSPRMPCQRIPEATTIFATTPGASSSDPQCQNYCNISDTRVHMSLQRYCQQDYVLHAQVLALETAGPAWRRLAVRVLAVYKQRARPVQRGGQDVWVPGADLACGCLRLQPGTDYLLLGSAAGNPDPERLVLDRYGLALPWRPPWARPLRRRQQEERAGGCRGLETPSPNPRP; from the exons ATGCCCGTGACCTTTGCCCTCTTGTTCCTCCTAAGCCGGGCAACCTCGGACCCATGCTATGATCCAGGGGGACGCCCTCGCTTCTGCCTTCCACCAGTGACCCAGCTGACAGGTGGCATAGCAGCCTCCTGCCCCCAGTCCTGTACCCTTTCCCCAGGGACTAGTCCTGGCCCTGGGGCCACCTGCAATGGCAGTCTGACCCTGGATTTGGATGGCCCCTTCCTCCTGACGTCTGTCAGTCTGCGCTTCTGCACCCCAGGACCCCCAGCCCTAGTTCTGTCTGCGGCCTGGGCTGCAGGGGGTCCCTGGAGGCCTCTGTGGCGCAGACCTGCCTGGCCTGGGGCTTTGGGGGGTCCTGAGAGGGTCATCTTTCGCTCCCCACCAGGCCCTAAGGCCAGGGTGGTGGCCAGCCACCTCCGTGTGGAGTTTGGAGGCCGAGCAGGGCTGGCAGCAGCTGGCGTGAGAGGCCGCTGCCAGTGCCATGGCCACGCGGCCCGCTGTGCTGCCCGCGCCCGGCCTCCGCGCTGCCGCTGCCGCCACCACACCACCGGCCCAGGGTGCGAGAGCTGCCGCCCATCCCACCGAGACTGGCCCTGGAGGCCTGCCACGCCCCggcacccccacccctgcctgc CCTGCTCCTGCAACCAGCATGCTCGACGCTGCCGGTTCAACTCTGAGCTGTTCAGGCTGTCTGGTGGCCGGAGTGGGGGTGTCTGTGAACGGTGCCGCCACCACACAGCTGGGCGACACTGCCACTACTGCCAGCCAGGGTTCTGGAGGGATCCCAGCCAGCCTATCACCAGCCGAAAGGCCTGCAGGG CCTGCCAGTGCCACCCCATTGGGGCAACAGGAGGCACCTGCAACCAGACCAGTGGGCAGTGCTCCTGCAAATTAGGGGTCACAGGCCTGACGTGCAGTCGCTGTGGTCCTGGCTACCAGCAGAGCCGCTCCCCTCGGATGCCCTGCCAGC GAATTCCAGAAGCAACAACCATCTTTGCTACTACACCTGGTGCTTCCAGCTCTG ACCCTCAGTGTCAAAACTACTGCAATATTTCGGATACCAGAGTACACATGAGCCTTCAGAGATACTGCCAGCAGGACTATG TTCTGCACGCTCAGGTGCTGGCGTTGGAGACGGCCGGCCCTGCATGGCGACGGCTGGCAGTGCGGGTGCTGGCCGTGTACAAGCAGCGGGCGCGGCCTGTGCAACGGGGCGGCCAGGACGTCTGGGTGCCCGGCGCCGACCTGGCCTGCGGCTGCCTGCGCCTACAACCCGGCACCGACTACCTGCTGCTGGGCAGCGCGGCTGGAAACCCGGACCCCGAGCGCCTCGTCCTAGATCGCTACGGCCTCGCACTGCCCTGGAGGCCGCCCTGGGCCCGGCCGCTGAGGCGGCGACAGCAGGAGGAGCGTGCAGGGGGCTGCCGCGGCCTGGAAACTCCCTCACCCAACCCTAGGCCTTAA